The following is a genomic window from Amycolatopsis cihanbeyliensis.
CCCGGCGGGTGGAAGAGGAGCGAGGCGGCCTGGACATCCTGGTCGACGGGCTCTGGGGCGGGGACGACTACCTCGAGTGGGGAAAGCCGGTCTGGGAGCACACCCTTGAGCCCGCACTGCGGCAGATCCGGCTGGGCATCGACGCGCACCTGATCACCAGCCACCACCTGCTGCCGCTGCTGATCCGCCTGCCGGGCGGGCTGGTGGTGGAGCTGACCGACGGCACGGCGGAGTACAACGCGCGGTTCCGCAAGGGCACCTCGGTGCCGTTCTACGTCGCCAAGGCCGCCGCGCACCATCTCGCGCTCGGCCAGGCCGAGGACCTGCGCCCTTACGGTTGTACGGCGGTCGCGCTGACCCCCGGCTGGCTGCGTTCGGAGGGGATGCTGGACCACTTCGGCGTCACCGAGGACAACTGGCGGGACGCGCTGGCGCAGCAGCCGCACTTCGCGATCTCGGAGTCGCCCGCCTTCGTCGGCCGCGCGGTGGCCGCGCTGGCCGCCGACCCGGAGGTCGCGCGCTACACCGGGCAGACGCTCTCCAGCGGGCAACTGGCGAAGGTGTACGGGTTCACCGATATGGACGGCAGCCGCCCGGACGGGTGGCGGTACATGGTCGAGGTGACCGACGCGGGCAAACCCGCCGACACCACCGGCTACCGCTGAGCGCGTGCTCAACCGTTGCGGGCCGCCATCGCGGTGGCGACCTCGGCGAAGGCGGCCCGCAACGACGGCGGATCGAGGATCTCCACCTCGGCCCCGAGCCGGAGCATCTGCCCGAGGGCGACCTCGTGGCTCTCCACCGGCAGGTCCACCTCGACCCGGCCGTCGGCGTCCGGTGGGCCCGCGTGGTTCCTGGCCTCGATCGACACATCGGGTTCGGCGATCAGGGACAGTGCCCGTAGCCCCGCCGGGCTCAGCTTGATCCGGATCCGCTCGCGCAGCAGGGCGCGGGCGAACTGGGCCGACGACTCCCGCCACCACTCCACGAGGTCGAAGCCCTCCGGCCGCTCGAACCGCTCCGGATGCGGCTCGGCCTCGGCGATCCGGGACACCCGGTAGGTGCGGATCGTCCGGTGCTCCGCACCGGCTTCCGGCACGTGCGCGACCAGGTACCAGACGCCGGCCTTGAGCACCAGGCCCAGCGGCTCGAGCAGGCGTTCGGCCAGCCGCTCGCCCCGGCGGTAGCGCACGGTGAGCCGGTGCTGCTCCCAGACGGCGCGGGCCACGGCTGCCAGCTCGGCGGCCTCGTCCTCGCCGCGGAACCAGCCCGGCGCGTCCAGGTGGAACCGCTGCGCGACCTGCTGGGCCTGCTCGCGCAGCGGGCCGGGCAGGCTGGCCGAGACCTTGGCGTGCGCGGCCGACACGGCGGTGCCCAGCCCCAGCCCGGCCAGCGCCCGCGGGGTGCTCATCGCGAAAAGCGCCACCGCTTCCCGCGAGGTCAGCCCGTCCAGTCTGCTGCGCCAGCCCTCGACCAGGCGGATGCCCCCGTGCCTGCCGGGCTCAGCCCAGACCGGCACCCCCGCCTCGCGCAGCGCGGCGATGTCCCGGTGCATGGTGCGCTCGGAGACACCCAGCGCCTCGGCCAGCTCGGCGGCCGTCGCGCCTCGCCGGTTCTGCAGGGTGAACAGCAACGCCACCAACCGCTCGGATCGCATACCCCTGATCATGCCCACCCGCACCGACACCCGCGTGTTGGCCGCGCACGCGCGCGTGTTGGCTGTTCGCGTGCGCGAGTTTGCCGCTCACGCGCGCGAGTTTGCCGCTCATGCGTACGAGTTTGCCGCTCATGCGTACGAGTTGGCCGTTCGCCCGCGAGTTGGGTCAAGTTGTGACTGGGGCACTTACCAAGGAGATCGAAAGTAGCTGGACGGAGCCGGGCCGTCGACCTGCACAGGTCGGCTACTTTCGATCGGGTTGGTCGTTGGTCGTCTTGGGGGCGCACTCGACCGAACGGGTCGGATGCGCCAAGCGCACCTCACCATGAAGCGCCCCGGGTCGGGCGCGACCTTCGATCGTCACGTTTGTAGCGTTCATCGCGGAACATAAAGATCGGCTCGGGGCCGAGCCGATCTGTGCCGTGTTGCCGACTTCGGTGTGAAGATCGCCCGTCCACCTACGATGCCGCCTTTTCGCGACCCAAATCGGCGCGTGAGGGACCAGATGAAGGCCTCATGGAGGAGATCCAGCGGGGGTATGACGAAAAGTACAAGGTGTACGGTGCCCGGAAAATGTGACGCCGGCCGAAGGGGGAGTGCGTGCAGGTCGGTCGTGTCCGGGTGGAGCGGCCGATGCGCTGGATGGGTCCGGTCAGGACAGTGGGCGGGAAGGCCGTGTGCACCCACTGTCCGGGACGACGATGGTGCCCGCGCCGCCGGCCCGGTGAAACGCCAGATCACGGCGGGTGCGTCGAATCCCTTGTGGATGGCGGACTTCACCTGCATGACGACCTGGTCCGGCACCGTGCACGTGTCGCTCGCCGTGAATGTGTCATCACGAAAACCCTCAATTGGAACAATCCAACCGAAGCGCCGCACGAACTACTACTCTCAGCTCGATAATCCGGTGTTGCGACGACCGGTCGGACCCGGGAAGTACACGTCATTCCGGTTCACCCAGAATCCGATCGACGTGGGTACAGATGCCTCGATCGGAACCGTCGGCGATGCGCTCGACAACGCCCTCGCGGTAACGACCATCGGACTTTACAAAACCGAGTTGATTAAATCCGGGCCATGGCCTCATGGGAAAGAAGTCGAAAAGGCCACCGCCGCGTCGGCGGACTGGTACAATGATCGAGGACTTCAGGAGGTCTGCGGCCATCGGCCGCCGACCGGGTTCGAGACCCCGCACGAGCAAGGCGACCTGAGCAACCTGGTTGCCTGACCCAGTAACGAGTCTCTACGAAACTCGGGCGCTTCACACTGTGCCGGACGCGGCGATCACGTTCCTTCGAGTCCCGGCCTCCACGCACCGCCCATCATCACAGTGCGGCTGCCGTACTGTGAAGATCATGATCCGCAGGCCTTGACAGTTCCTCACGCCAGCACGAATACTACAAGCAGTTTGACGTGTACCAAGCGGCCTGGGGGGCAGATGGTGCTAAATGGGCAGAGCCCAAGCAACGCTGACAACGCGCAATTCTCCACGATCGACACGGAAAGTGAGCGAGCTGCCGCCGACTCCCCGAGAGCGGCCGGGGTGGATCTCGCCTATACACAAGTGCTCGCCGAAACGGATATCGCGCTTCCACCGATTCTCGTGCACCGTCCCACGGCGCGGGTGACCGGCGGCACACATCGGCTGCCGGCAACCAGTATAAAAGAAGTCACTGCGATCAAAGTGCAGTTCTTCGAGAGGGACGAGCAAGCCGCCTTTATCCTCGCACTGAGGTCGAGCAACGCGCACTGGTTGCCGCTGTCCCTGGCTGACCGTGAGAACGTCGCCCGCCGGATTCTCGATGCCCGACCCCCGGTGGTCCGGCCGCGTCCGCCCATCCGAACTGACACAAGGCCGTCAGCGCGCCCGCGAGCTGACCAGGAACAACCCGTCCACCTCGATTCGAGAAACTGCGCCGACACGCACCTCGACAAGACCACGCGCTCGACAGGTCGGTGTCAGCGACCTCGCCACACAGACCGCCGCTGATCAAGCAGCGGTACATCGACTCCGGTCGGACCCCACCGTACGTACACGGAAACTGAACGGGTCTCGTCCGGTAGATCTCTGGGGGCCTGTTCCGAAACTGGACCTTGTCGACCGTTTCGCCAGTTCAGGAACAGGCATGATCCGCCAAGACGCATGCGGAAGTCCGGCGGGCAGTTCACAGAACTAGTTCAGAATCGCAAGCGCTGAAATTTGTGTCCAATGACTCGACAAAACGGGGAAACATGACTGCGGAAGATGCACGAGCGGAATTGCGCCAGCAAATTTTCTCTCTACTGGCCGAGGTTGCCGGCGGTGTTTTAGACAGTCAAACCATCGAATCGGATACGGAGTTTCCCGAGACGGGGATGAGTTCGATCGAATATCTGGCGCTTATCGAGAAGATCGAAACAAAGCTCGATGTCTTCATTGACCTCGAAGAGAACCAAGACCTGACCACCGTCGACAAGTTCTGCGATCTTCTCGTGGATCAAGTGCCATCAGCCTAAAACGGCAACTTCCGCCTGCCGATTGCGATCGACGGTAACAAACGCGGCTGACCCCCCATCCGTACCAGCTCGGCCACGCCCTCTGCTCGGCCACGCCCTCTGACAAAAGATTATGAGGTCTTCGATATCATGGACTCAACGGCATTTGGTTGCTTCTTGCCCCCATTCCACGATCCTTCGGTCAGCCCTCAGGCGGCGCTGAAGCACGATATCGAACTGTGTGGACTGGCTGATGACCTTGGTTTCGACGAGATCTGGCTTGGTGAGCACCATTCCAGTGGTTGGAGCACACTCAGCTCGCCTGACATGTTGATCGCAGCGTTAGCCCGTGAAACTCGCCGTATTCGATTTGCTACTGGCGTGATACCGCTTCCCTATCACCATCCTCTTCATGTCGCGGAACGGATGGTGCTGCTTGATCATCTCACGGCAGGTCGAGCGATTTTGGGCTGTGGAACGGGAACATACGTTCACGACATGGAAATGATCGGGGTGGATCCAGGAACTGTCCGCGATCACTTCCGAGCGGCATTGGAAACCGTGCAAGCGCTTATCAACGGCGAGACGGTCGACACTACGACACCGTGGTTCACCGCGAAGAAAGCCGTACTGCAGCTCCGGCCGCTGAGGGGTTCCATCGAGACTGTCGTCGCGTCATCGCTGAGCGATGCCGGGATCGAGCTACTGACCGACACCGCGACTACTCCGACCGTTCACGTGGTGCCACCCTGGGGTGCCATCCGGCCTGGAATGGACCCGGATCCGGTCGGCTCGCTCGTCGAGCGCGTCGAATCCTACCGGAACAAGTCCGCGGGTTCGACGCGGATCCGGTGCAACGTTTTCGTCCACGTCTCCGACTCCACGGAGGCGGGCATCGACGAGCTCATAAATGGATGGTCCGCACTGCGGCGCGATTTGTATCGTAATATTCTGGGCACGCCGATTCCGGACTCCCCGGCCGCTCATCGCAAGACGTTGGAGAGTCTTGTCAAGTCGGGTGCGTTCATTATCGGGGACACGGCGACGTGCACCCGCATGATTCGCGACCTCCTTGATCGGCTAGGCGAACCGGTGTCGTTGAATTTCTTCGTTCCCCAGTGGATATCGTACAAAGCGACTTTCGATCAACTGACGGCGATCGCCGACGAGGTCGTGCCCGGGCTCTTCGGTGGGTTCGACGGTACCGCGGAGTCCATGAAGCTCACTTCGGAAGAGGCCGGACGTCAGATGAAGCTTCGAACCGAGACCATTGGTAATGGAGGCAGCAAATGAGCTCTGCAGAAGTGAGTCTTGACTTCAGCTCTGACGAGTTTCTCGCCGACCCTTGGCATATCTACAAGGAACTCCGGCAAGCGGATCCGGTGCACTGGTCGGAGGCGTTCAGGGCCTTCCTGGTCACGAGGTACGACGACGTTGTCGCCCTGCTGGCGGACCGGCAGGTCGTCAGCGGGTTTCCGATGCGCAGCAGTCGCCGGTTGTTCGGCCCGACGTTGCTGGACGCCGACGGACCGCGTCATCGTGAGTTGCGAAAGCTATTCACGCCACTGTTCGCGGGCGCCTCGGTGAAGCGGCTGCGCACCGAGATACTCATTCCCGCGGTGGACCAGGTTCTCGACTCGATCGAAGCCGAGATGGGGTCCATGGACGATGTCGAGATCGAGTTCATGGAACGGGTCGCGGTCGGAGTGCCCTATGCGATGGTCACCCGGCTGTTCGGTTTACCGCCGGAAGACGCGGCCTGGCTGCGTCCCCGGGTCCTTCCGCTGGCCGGTGCTATCGAGTTTCCGGCAACCTCGCTGGACACGGCGGTCGCGAGCAAGGCAGAACTGGTCGACTATCTGACAGACAAGCTCGCCAGTCGCCAAGAGGGCGACCGGATGCCGTTCCTCGACCTCGTCTTCCCCCCAGGTGAACCGGTTGACGAGTCCCTGCTGGGAACGGCCACGCTGTTTCTGCTGGCCGGAACGGAAACGAGTGTCGCCACCATCGGCAAGATCATGTATGCCATATTGGCGCATGACGTCGAACTGTCGGCGTTGGCGGACTCCGAGTACCGGGACCAGGTGGTGCGCGAGACGCTGCGCTGGGAACCGCCGAGTCACACTATCCTCAGATATGCGTCCACCGACCTGAACATTCACGGCGTGGACGTGCCGCGCCGGTCCGCGCTTCTGCTGTCGGTCGGTAGCGCCAGTCGCGACGAGAACACGTTCTCCGACCCGGACACGTGGCGTCCGGGTCGACCAGACCAGCGGATGCTGGCCTTTTCGTCCGGCCCGCACACCTGCCTGGGCATCCAGCTGGCCTTGGCGGAGTTCGACACGCTGTTCGAGCGGTTGTCGCTGCGGTTCGGCGGCGTCCAGCGCAGCGGGTCGCTCGACGGCATCCGGCGTGGCTTCTGGCGGCTGCGGGAGCGAGGCCACATCTTCCGCCGGCCCGATCATCTTTATGTGCGAATGGAGCGCCGACGCGCGGGGAGAAGCGAGGCCGATGCCTGACGCGGAAACCGCTCCATACGATCTGACGGCCGAACTTGCGGCCGGGTCCTCCGGGCGCGACCGGGCAGCGCTGGTGGTGGCCGCGTTCGCGGTGACTCTGTGCCGGTGGACGGCGATGAGCGAAGCCGCGATCGCGGTCGCCGGGAGGGTGATCCGGCTCCAGGTCGACGACCGGGCGCTCATCGATGACTTCCTGCGGGCGGTGCACACGACCGGAGTCGCTGAAGACGGACCGGTGGACCTCGTGATCGCTTCCGAGCACGACGATCTTCGGTCTGGGGAGGTCCGCTTCAGCACCGAAATACCTTACGCCGCGCACGGGTTCGTCGCCGACGTCGCCGCCGCGGTGAGCGAGATGACGTCCCTCGACGGTTCTCTCCAGGACGTGCGCTGCATCGCGCCGGAGCGTCGCCGGATCCTCGATGCGCTGGTCGGCGCGGACGTTCCCGTGGTGGACATCGAAACCCTGTTCCTGGAACAGGTGCGGCGCCACCCGCAGGAGGTCGCGGTCCGTGACGCGAGCGTTGAGCTGACCTACGAGCAACTCGCGCATGTCGCCGATCACTACGCCGACGTTCTGCGGCGTGCCGGGGTCCGGCCCCGGGACACGGTGCTCGTCGCGACCCGGAGATCGGTCGGGGAGGTGGTGGCGCTACTCGCGATCACCCGCCTCGGCGCCGCATACGCGGGATTCGACGACGACGCACCGGAAGCCCGGCTGGCGACGATCGTCGGCAAGCTGGCGCCCGCCGTCGCGGTGACCGATACCACGACGACCGACCATCCCGCCCTGCGCGAGCTCACCCGGGTCGACTCGTGGCACCCCGGACAGCACACCGACACAGACCCCGAACCGCTGAGCCGACCACCTGGCTCTCCGGATCCACACCGCACGGCGTACATCGCGTTCACCTCCGGTTCCACCGGCGAACCGAAGGGCGTTGTCGTCCCGCATCAGGCAGTCACGCGACTCGCGCTCACGGTCGAACTCCAGGTGCGCCCCGGTGACCGCGTTCTACGCATGGCGCCACTGGCTTTCGACGCGTCGACGTACGAAATCTGGGTGACCCTGCTCAACGGCGCGACGCTCGAGGTCCTCCCGGTGAAACGTCCGTCGGTCGGAAGGCTCGAAAAGTTCTTCACCGAGCGGAAGGTCTCGGTCGCCTGGCTGACGGCCAGCCTGTTCCGGCTGCTTGCCAACTCTCGGCCGCGGGCGCTCGCCGGACTCCGCTGGCTCGTGAGCGGGGGAGAAGTCGTATCGCACGAGTCCGCGGCCCGCATGCTCGAGCTACACCCCGGGCTGGTGATCACGAACGGATACGGGCCCACCGAGAACACGACTTTCACGACCACACACACCGTGCGCGACAGCGCGGAGATCAACGGGCCTCTTCCCATCGGCAGGCCGATCGCCGGCACCAAGGTTTTCGTCCTCGACCGGAACGCCCGTCTCGTTCCGCCCGGTGCGGTCGGCGAACTGTACGCGGCCGGATCAGGTGTAGCCGATGGTTATCTCAACGACGAGACCGAGACAAGCAGCCGGTTCGGTCACTTCTCTCCGGATGTCAATGAACGCCTGTACCGCACCGGCGATCTGGTCCGACTCGACCCGCACGGCAACCTGGTATTCCTGGGCCGCGAGGACAAGCAGATCAAACTCGACGGGCACCGCATCGAAACCGAGGAGATCAGCACCACCCTCGCTCGTCATCCCGATGTTCGGGACGCCGTGATCTTCGTTGCTCGGCAACCGAACCGAGGTCCGCAGCTCGTAGCAGCCGTCGTCATGCGCCCCGGCACCGATGCAGACCCACGATCACTGCGGACGTTCCTGTCACACCTGCTGCCCAGCTACGCCTTACCCGCCCTGTGGGTCGTGGTCGACGAGATCCCGCTCACCCGCAACGGAAAGGTCGACGAACAGGTCCTGATCGAATCCGCGACGCCGCCGGTACCCGCCAGCAGAGGAGACCGCGATGTCCTCGCCGCTCGACGGCCATGACGCCGATTTCGTGGTGGTCGTGAACGAAGAACAGCAATACAGCCGGTGGTCGGCGCCAGTCGCCGTGCCCAGTGGATGGACCATCGCCCACGGTTCGGCTGCCAACGACGGCTCTCCCTGCTACGCGCGGGACAGCCGGACCGACATGCGCCCGGTGAGCGCCTGAATGAAGGAGGGCTCGATGAGGTTGTCGCTCGGGCAGGAGCGTTTGTGGCTGTTGCAGCAGCTCGACCGGACCAGCGCCGCGTACAACATTCCGATCGTTTTACGGTTCCGCGACGGCGTCGATTTCGAGGCACTGGACCGAGCGCTCGACAGGCTCGTCGAACGTCACCCAGTGCTCCGCTGGACGTTCGCCGCGGACGAGTCGGGGACGCCGGTCGCCACACCGATGGCGGACTTTCGCATTCCGGTGGAGCGACGTACCGCCGGAGATGGCGAGAACGAGTGGCAGGCGCACACGGCCGACTTGGCCATCGAACCGTTCGACCTCGCGGCCGCGCCGCCCGTGCGCGCAATGGTTGTCGAGTGCGCTGACGGATCGGCCGTGCTGTGCCTGGTGATGCATCACATCATCACCGACGGTCGTTCCATCCAGATCGTGACCGAGGATCTGCCGACTTTCTACCGGTCGGCGACGCCCACGCCGATCGACATGACATACGAGGACTTCGTCGCATGGCAGCGCTCCGGCACCGAAAACGAGTCCGCGGCGGAACACCTCGAGTACTGGCGGCGGGAGCTCGACGGATTCGAACCACTGCGGCTGCCGGCGGACAGACCGCGACCGGCCAACCCCGGGTTCGCCGGCGACCACGTCGATTTCGAACTACCAACCGAGCTCACCAAGGCCTTTTGTGCATTCGCATTGCGGAATCGGTGCGCGGTCTCCAGCGCCGTGGCCGCGGTGCTACAGGCGCTCATGTCGCTCCACTCCGGGCAAGAGGACATCACGATCGGAACGGTGCTGGCCGGCCGCGACGACCGCCGGTTCGCCGACGTACTCGGCTTTTTCGTGAACACCGTGGTTTTGCGCACTCACATTACCCCGTCGACGTCGTTCCGCGAGCTGCTCAAGGTGGCACGCACCAAGATGGTCGAGGCATACGCCCATCAACAGGCGCCGTTCGACCAGGTGGTCGCGGAGGTCCGGCCCGAACGGGAGTCGGGTCGCAACGCGATCTTCGATGTCGTGGTCGTGCACAACGGGGAGATTCCCCCGCCCGGCGAAGGCGAGATCACCAGCGTGCCATGGGCAGGCGTGGCGACCCGGTTCGACCTGGAACTGGTCACCCACCTGCAGGACGGCAAGCTGCACGGCTCACTGGTGTTCCGCTCCAGCCTCTTTCACCGATCCACCGCCACGCGGCTCGTCAGCCGGCTTGTCTGGCTCGTCGAACACGCGCTGGAGAACCCGGACGAGCCGC
Proteins encoded in this region:
- a CDS encoding SDR family oxidoreductase; translated protein: MNTDLRGKIALVAGGTRGASRAIAVELGRGGATVYVTGRTTRAERSEMNRPETIEDTAELVSAAGGQGIAIRVDHLDTAQVAALARRVEEERGGLDILVDGLWGGDDYLEWGKPVWEHTLEPALRQIRLGIDAHLITSHHLLPLLIRLPGGLVVELTDGTAEYNARFRKGTSVPFYVAKAAAHHLALGQAEDLRPYGCTAVALTPGWLRSEGMLDHFGVTEDNWRDALAQQPHFAISESPAFVGRAVAALAADPEVARYTGQTLSSGQLAKVYGFTDMDGSRPDGWRYMVEVTDAGKPADTTGYR
- a CDS encoding helix-turn-helix transcriptional regulator, giving the protein MRSERLVALLFTLQNRRGATAAELAEALGVSERTMHRDIAALREAGVPVWAEPGRHGGIRLVEGWRSRLDGLTSREAVALFAMSTPRALAGLGLGTAVSAAHAKVSASLPGPLREQAQQVAQRFHLDAPGWFRGEDEAAELAAVARAVWEQHRLTVRYRRGERLAERLLEPLGLVLKAGVWYLVAHVPEAGAEHRTIRTYRVSRIAEAEPHPERFERPEGFDLVEWWRESSAQFARALLRERIRIKLSPAGLRALSLIAEPDVSIEARNHAGPPDADGRVEVDLPVESHEVALGQMLRLGAEVEILDPPSLRAAFAEVATAMAARNG
- a CDS encoding acyl carrier protein codes for the protein MTAEDARAELRQQIFSLLAEVAGGVLDSQTIESDTEFPETGMSSIEYLALIEKIETKLDVFIDLEENQDLTTVDKFCDLLVDQVPSA
- a CDS encoding LLM class flavin-dependent oxidoreductase — encoded protein: MDSTAFGCFLPPFHDPSVSPQAALKHDIELCGLADDLGFDEIWLGEHHSSGWSTLSSPDMLIAALARETRRIRFATGVIPLPYHHPLHVAERMVLLDHLTAGRAILGCGTGTYVHDMEMIGVDPGTVRDHFRAALETVQALINGETVDTTTPWFTAKKAVLQLRPLRGSIETVVASSLSDAGIELLTDTATTPTVHVVPPWGAIRPGMDPDPVGSLVERVESYRNKSAGSTRIRCNVFVHVSDSTEAGIDELINGWSALRRDLYRNILGTPIPDSPAAHRKTLESLVKSGAFIIGDTATCTRMIRDLLDRLGEPVSLNFFVPQWISYKATFDQLTAIADEVVPGLFGGFDGTAESMKLTSEEAGRQMKLRTETIGNGGSK
- a CDS encoding cytochrome P450 encodes the protein MSSAEVSLDFSSDEFLADPWHIYKELRQADPVHWSEAFRAFLVTRYDDVVALLADRQVVSGFPMRSSRRLFGPTLLDADGPRHRELRKLFTPLFAGASVKRLRTEILIPAVDQVLDSIEAEMGSMDDVEIEFMERVAVGVPYAMVTRLFGLPPEDAAWLRPRVLPLAGAIEFPATSLDTAVASKAELVDYLTDKLASRQEGDRMPFLDLVFPPGEPVDESLLGTATLFLLAGTETSVATIGKIMYAILAHDVELSALADSEYRDQVVRETLRWEPPSHTILRYASTDLNIHGVDVPRRSALLLSVGSASRDENTFSDPDTWRPGRPDQRMLAFSSGPHTCLGIQLALAEFDTLFERLSLRFGGVQRSGSLDGIRRGFWRLRERGHIFRRPDHLYVRMERRRAGRSEADA
- a CDS encoding amino acid adenylation domain-containing protein, whose product is MASGGCGSEATSSAGPIIFMCEWSADARGEARPMPDAETAPYDLTAELAAGSSGRDRAALVVAAFAVTLCRWTAMSEAAIAVAGRVIRLQVDDRALIDDFLRAVHTTGVAEDGPVDLVIASEHDDLRSGEVRFSTEIPYAAHGFVADVAAAVSEMTSLDGSLQDVRCIAPERRRILDALVGADVPVVDIETLFLEQVRRHPQEVAVRDASVELTYEQLAHVADHYADVLRRAGVRPRDTVLVATRRSVGEVVALLAITRLGAAYAGFDDDAPEARLATIVGKLAPAVAVTDTTTTDHPALRELTRVDSWHPGQHTDTDPEPLSRPPGSPDPHRTAYIAFTSGSTGEPKGVVVPHQAVTRLALTVELQVRPGDRVLRMAPLAFDASTYEIWVTLLNGATLEVLPVKRPSVGRLEKFFTERKVSVAWLTASLFRLLANSRPRALAGLRWLVSGGEVVSHESAARMLELHPGLVITNGYGPTENTTFTTTHTVRDSAEINGPLPIGRPIAGTKVFVLDRNARLVPPGAVGELYAAGSGVADGYLNDETETSSRFGHFSPDVNERLYRTGDLVRLDPHGNLVFLGREDKQIKLDGHRIETEEISTTLARHPDVRDAVIFVARQPNRGPQLVAAVVMRPGTDADPRSLRTFLSHLLPSYALPALWVVVDEIPLTRNGKVDEQVLIESATPPVPASRGDRDVLAARRP
- a CDS encoding MbtH family NRPS accessory protein, with product MSSPLDGHDADFVVVVNEEQQYSRWSAPVAVPSGWTIAHGSAANDGSPCYARDSRTDMRPVSA